One Streptomyces sp. R28 DNA window includes the following coding sequences:
- a CDS encoding endonuclease/exonuclease/phosphatase family protein translates to MLLGTWNLENLYRPGGAFGPKDKATYETKLAALAATVTELDPALLAVQEVGEPDALRDLVGMLAGDWHVALSEHADGRGIRVGFVSRTPLEVLHDTNAFPAKLLPVQAADGGVPVSEAGRGFLAVQTETGAGPLRVAVAHLKSKLLTYPGDRFFPRDEGERARYGAYALYRRAAEATALRALADVLLAGEGRRSDVAVLGDLNDEVQAATTQILLGPPGSEIGTSGFRTADKGDAGRLWNVAPLIPVEQRFSRVNSGRRELIDHILCSHRLVHRVTAAGTGAPGAGARELPSVGADPKERRGEAGSDHAPVWVRVGD, encoded by the coding sequence ATGCTCCTCGGCACCTGGAACCTGGAGAACCTCTACCGGCCCGGCGGCGCGTTCGGCCCCAAGGACAAGGCCACGTACGAGACGAAGCTCGCCGCGCTGGCCGCGACCGTCACGGAGCTCGACCCGGCGCTGCTCGCCGTACAGGAGGTCGGGGAGCCGGATGCCCTGCGGGACCTGGTCGGGATGCTGGCGGGCGACTGGCACGTGGCGCTCTCCGAGCACGCGGACGGGCGGGGCATCCGGGTCGGTTTCGTCAGTCGTACGCCGCTGGAGGTGCTGCACGACACGAACGCGTTCCCGGCGAAGCTGCTCCCGGTGCAGGCGGCCGACGGCGGTGTACCGGTGTCGGAGGCGGGCCGGGGTTTCCTCGCCGTACAGACGGAGACCGGCGCCGGGCCGCTGCGGGTGGCCGTGGCCCACCTGAAGTCGAAGCTCCTGACGTATCCCGGCGATCGTTTCTTCCCCCGCGACGAGGGCGAACGGGCCCGCTACGGCGCCTACGCCCTCTACCGGCGGGCGGCGGAGGCGACGGCGCTGCGCGCGCTGGCGGACGTCCTGCTGGCCGGTGAAGGACGCCGGAGTGACGTGGCCGTCCTCGGCGACCTCAACGACGAGGTGCAGGCGGCGACGACGCAGATCCTGCTGGGCCCGCCCGGCTCGGAGATCGGCACGTCCGGTTTCAGGACGGCCGACAAGGGCGACGCCGGCCGCCTGTGGAACGTGGCGCCGCTCATCCCCGTCGAGCAGCGGTTCTCGCGGGTGAACTCCGGGCGGCGTGAGCTGATCGACCACATACTGTGCAGCCACCGTCTGGTCCACCGGGTGACGGCGGCGGGGACGGGGGCGCCGGGGGCCGGTGCGCGGGAGCTGCCGTCGGTCGGGGCGGATCCGAAGGAGCGGCGGGGCGAGGCGGGGTCGGATCACGCGCCGGTGTGGGTTCGGGTCGGGGACTGA
- a CDS encoding nucleotidyltransferase domain-containing protein: MPSLTDPAFLDTTADRLAALPTVRAVALGGSRAQGTHRPDSDWDLAIYYRGAFDPADLRAVGWEGEVSEVGGWGGGVFNGGAWLTIDGRRVDVHYRDLDVVERELAEAEEGRFRVEPLLFHLAGIPSYLVVAELAINQVLRGALPRPAGYPQKLRHTASERWYGTALATLGYAKANHAPAGRLTEVAGAIATAAVQTGHAVLAGRGEWVTNEKQLLERAGVRSVDGVIGSLDPDPDPDADWLGEAVAEAEALFARAMG; this comes from the coding sequence ATGCCCTCCCTCACCGACCCCGCCTTCCTCGACACCACCGCCGACCGCCTCGCCGCCCTCCCCACCGTCCGGGCCGTCGCCCTCGGCGGCTCCCGAGCCCAGGGCACCCACAGGCCCGACAGCGACTGGGACCTGGCGATCTACTACCGGGGCGCCTTCGATCCCGCGGACCTGCGCGCGGTCGGCTGGGAGGGCGAGGTGTCGGAGGTCGGCGGCTGGGGTGGCGGTGTCTTCAACGGGGGTGCGTGGCTGACGATCGACGGACGGCGCGTCGACGTCCATTACCGCGATCTCGACGTGGTGGAGAGGGAGTTGGCGGAGGCGGAGGAGGGGCGGTTCCGGGTGGAGCCGTTGCTGTTCCATCTCGCGGGCATTCCGAGCTACCTGGTCGTCGCGGAGCTGGCGATCAACCAGGTGCTGCGGGGTGCGCTGCCGCGACCGGCCGGCTATCCGCAGAAGCTGCGCCACACGGCGAGCGAGCGCTGGTACGGCACGGCCCTGGCCACCCTCGGCTATGCGAAGGCCAACCACGCCCCGGCGGGCCGCCTCACCGAGGTCGCGGGGGCCATCGCCACGGCTGCCGTGCAGACCGGGCACGCGGTGTTGGCGGGGCGGGGGGAGTGGGTGACGAACGAGAAGCAGTTGCTGGAGCGGGCGGGGGTGCGGAGCGTCGACGGCGTCATCGGGTCTCTGGACCCGGACCCGGACCCGGACGCGGACTGGTTGGGCGAGGCGGTCGCGGAGGCGGAGGCGTTGTTCGCGCGGGCCATGGGCTGA
- a CDS encoding FUSC family protein, with translation MSRPARRAAPVLALPPWLAHALRTQRGPVPWSAVVRGALAAGPLLLAAVLADRVSLGVVAAIAAMLAGINDRPGSRRVSVKRLGVPALAGAAGLFVGTYAGEHIGAVPLTLLLTGLGLFAGGISAVGPVASGAGTQLLVASAIGAGMPLPEAGWQRALAYLAGAVWLLALRLALPTPGSLAGDYRFDGERDAVAAVYDAVGELLDAAGTERATARRVALTAALDHAQDALTGPRLRRYASSSAERRLHAQYAAALPLAEAATALAWAGEPVPARACEGPRRLAAAVRGNTHTGPLPAPTRSAPALRALDDALLHAADAFDRGEGNSDDLHTRRRTAKDLRRAVFGAGGREYGLRVALCFGASAAIAQALHHAQWYGQHEHWYWLPATAVFLVKPDLGPLASRVLSRAVGTVLGALLFAGFAAVLPRPEGLIALVALSGALIPVATRHFAAQTAVVTVLVLALVMVGGEPQASASRIGETLLACAIVLVVGHLPMPGQRGGGVRARLAAANRAAHAYLAHVLRDSDARPALQPDPHDVPDGRDPVRSGDRALRWTLRREAYRALAEARAAIALAAAELPALARHTEGADEIVATLEQLVDTTTACAVHLHDSGRLTPWHTAHLAELLEELAHERDRVGLRGPAAPDVPLLAG, from the coding sequence GTGTCCCGCCCCGCACGCCGTGCAGCCCCGGTCCTCGCCCTTCCGCCCTGGCTCGCCCACGCCCTCCGCACCCAGCGCGGACCCGTTCCCTGGAGTGCGGTCGTGCGAGGGGCGTTGGCCGCCGGGCCCCTGCTTCTCGCCGCGGTCCTCGCCGACCGTGTCTCCCTCGGCGTCGTAGCCGCGATCGCGGCCATGCTCGCCGGCATCAACGACCGCCCCGGCAGCCGCCGTGTCTCCGTCAAGCGGCTCGGGGTGCCCGCGCTGGCAGGGGCGGCCGGGCTGTTCGTCGGGACGTACGCCGGGGAGCACATCGGTGCCGTCCCGCTCACGCTTCTCCTCACGGGCCTCGGGCTCTTCGCCGGCGGCATCAGTGCCGTCGGACCCGTCGCCTCCGGCGCCGGTACGCAGTTGCTCGTCGCCTCCGCCATCGGGGCCGGGATGCCGTTGCCGGAGGCCGGGTGGCAGCGGGCCCTCGCCTATCTCGCCGGTGCCGTGTGGCTGCTCGCGTTGCGGCTCGCGCTTCCCACGCCCGGTTCCCTCGCCGGCGACTACCGGTTCGACGGGGAGCGGGACGCCGTCGCCGCCGTGTACGACGCCGTCGGCGAGCTCCTCGACGCCGCGGGCACCGAGCGGGCCACCGCCCGGCGCGTCGCGCTCACCGCCGCTCTCGATCACGCGCAGGACGCCCTCACCGGGCCCCGGCTGCGGCGGTACGCCTCCTCGTCCGCCGAGCGGCGGCTGCACGCACAGTACGCGGCTGCCCTTCCCCTCGCCGAGGCCGCCACCGCGCTCGCCTGGGCCGGGGAACCAGTGCCCGCCCGGGCCTGCGAAGGGCCCCGCCGCCTCGCCGCCGCCGTACGCGGCAACACGCACACCGGCCCCCTCCCCGCGCCCACCCGGTCCGCGCCCGCCCTGCGCGCCCTCGACGACGCCCTGCTGCATGCCGCCGATGCCTTCGACCGGGGCGAGGGCAACAGCGACGACCTGCACACCCGGCGTCGTACGGCAAAGGACCTCCGCCGAGCCGTGTTCGGGGCCGGGGGCAGGGAGTACGGGCTGCGCGTCGCCCTGTGCTTCGGGGCCAGTGCCGCCATCGCCCAGGCCCTGCACCACGCCCAGTGGTACGGGCAGCACGAGCATTGGTACTGGCTGCCCGCCACCGCCGTGTTCCTCGTCAAGCCCGACCTCGGGCCGCTCGCGTCCCGCGTGCTGTCCCGGGCAGTCGGCACCGTGCTGGGCGCTCTCCTCTTCGCCGGGTTCGCGGCCGTGCTGCCCCGGCCGGAGGGGCTCATCGCGCTCGTGGCTCTCAGCGGCGCCCTCATTCCCGTGGCCACTCGGCACTTCGCCGCCCAGACCGCCGTCGTGACCGTTCTCGTGCTCGCCCTGGTGATGGTGGGCGGCGAGCCGCAGGCTTCCGCGAGCCGGATCGGGGAGACGTTGCTGGCCTGCGCGATCGTGCTGGTCGTGGGGCATCTGCCGATGCCGGGGCAGCGGGGCGGGGGAGTGCGGGCACGCCTCGCCGCGGCCAACCGGGCGGCGCATGCCTACCTCGCGCATGTGCTGCGTGACTCCGACGCCCGTCCCGCGCTCCAGCCCGATCCCCATGACGTGCCCGACGGCCGTGACCCGGTCCGCTCCGGTGACCGTGCCCTGCGCTGGACCCTCCGCCGCGAGGCCTACCGTGCGCTCGCCGAGGCGCGGGCCGCCATCGCTCTCGCCGCCGCGGAACTCCCCGCGCTCGCTCGGCACACGGAGGGCGCGGACGAAATCGTCGCCACCCTCGAGCAGCTCGTCGACACGACCACCGCGTGCGCCGTGCACCTCCACGACTCGGGTCGGCTCACCCCCTGGCACACCGCCCATCTCGCCGAGTTGCTGGAAGAGCTCGCGCACGAGCGCGACCGGGTCGGGCTACGGGGCCCCGCGGCCCCCGACGTGCCGCTGCTCGCCGGCTGA